One genomic window of Bradyrhizobium sp. B124 includes the following:
- a CDS encoding IS481 family transposase — translation MGQVLHGCATTTEAIRRAIQDSQESLRALARRYGINQKTVAKWKGRETVADLPTGPTEAKSTVLSIEEETIIVAFRRHTLLPLDDCLYALQPTIPHLTRSSLHRCLQRHGISRLPEVEGSKPPKKKFKAYPIGYFHIDIAELQTAEGKLYLYVAIDRTSKFAFVQLVRKTGRTSASAFLEALIAAVPYKIHTVLTDNGIQFTFLPRYADGPTARYVTHMFDMRCQENGIEHRLTKIKHPWTNGQVERMNRTIKEATVQRYHYDRHDQLEAHLADFINAYNYARRLKTLKGLTPYEYICKAWTKEPERFTLNPLQQMPGLNT, via the coding sequence ATGGGACAGGTTTTACACGGCTGCGCCACCACGACGGAGGCAATCCGTCGAGCAATACAAGATAGTCAAGAGAGCCTGAGAGCGCTCGCCAGGCGCTACGGGATCAACCAAAAGACCGTCGCGAAGTGGAAGGGGCGCGAGACAGTCGCCGATCTCCCGACAGGCCCAACGGAAGCCAAATCGACCGTGCTTTCCATCGAGGAGGAGACGATCATTGTTGCTTTCCGGCGGCATACGCTATTGCCGCTCGACGATTGCCTCTATGCGCTTCAGCCGACCATCCCACATCTGACGCGATCATCCCTGCATCGCTGTCTCCAGCGCCACGGCATCAGTCGATTGCCGGAGGTCGAAGGCAGTAAGCCTCCGAAGAAAAAGTTCAAGGCTTATCCGATCGGCTATTTCCACATCGACATTGCTGAGCTCCAGACCGCTGAAGGCAAGCTCTATCTCTACGTCGCCATCGATCGCACCAGCAAGTTCGCCTTCGTGCAACTGGTCAGGAAGACGGGAAGGACCTCCGCCTCCGCCTTCCTCGAAGCTCTGATCGCGGCTGTGCCCTACAAGATCCATACGGTTCTCACCGACAATGGGATCCAGTTCACCTTCTTGCCGCGCTACGCGGACGGCCCGACGGCAAGATACGTGACACATATGTTCGATATGCGCTGCCAAGAGAATGGCATCGAACATCGGCTGACCAAGATCAAGCATCCCTGGACCAATGGGCAGGTCGAGCGCATGAACCGCACGATCAAGGAAGCGACCGTCCAACGCTATCATTACGATCGACACGATCAGCTCGAAGCACACCTTGCTGACTTCATTAACGCATACAACTACGCTCGGCGGCTGAAGACCCTGAAGGGCCTCACGCCCTACGAATATATCTGCAAAGCCTGGACAAAGGAGCCCGAACGATTCACCCTCAATCCGCTCCAGCAAATGCCGGGACTAAACACCTAG
- a CDS encoding extracellular solute-binding protein, with translation MYAISRRELLKRAASAVAATSVTSLAGGSGACAAQSIVAVEWGGNNIKTMRTIASKQSEVNVNWQVHAPSSSATFSKIKATWPHPGVDLLAGWDLNWPMMGAEGWAEPVTVEKVPNLANIPQKLLAKDGGDLINIPRTMSAILWFYRKDTTPFEIAKLDDLLDPRLKGKICFPAPTITSNLQMVTMALAKGGDEKNMEPAWDFIKRLAQSGNIGRVATSDADVSSSISSGETSVTFETSTSAIRLARNFQIHFLAKLDPKATGFRTFFNQEGWSVLKGGNAAAAFKFANFTIDPEINAELNSMIGGIPVNTKSKVQEEVKTFAYNSDEMERYAYVPDWSYVSTQGDLWMKRWEKEIQPLL, from the coding sequence ATGTATGCGATCTCACGCCGCGAACTTCTGAAAAGGGCAGCGTCTGCTGTCGCCGCTACTTCTGTTACCTCGCTTGCCGGAGGCTCCGGCGCTTGCGCTGCTCAATCAATCGTAGCTGTTGAATGGGGTGGCAATAATATCAAAACGATGAGGACAATCGCTTCCAAGCAATCGGAGGTCAATGTCAACTGGCAGGTACATGCTCCAAGTTCTTCAGCAACCTTCTCCAAGATCAAGGCCACCTGGCCGCATCCTGGCGTTGATTTGCTTGCGGGGTGGGACCTCAACTGGCCCATGATGGGTGCGGAGGGGTGGGCGGAGCCTGTTACTGTGGAAAAGGTTCCTAACCTTGCAAATATCCCGCAGAAGTTGTTGGCTAAGGACGGGGGCGATTTGATTAATATACCCCGCACAATGTCCGCTATTCTTTGGTTTTACAGGAAGGATACGACTCCTTTCGAAATAGCGAAGTTGGATGATCTCCTGGACCCCCGTCTTAAAGGGAAGATCTGCTTCCCGGCTCCTACGATCACTTCGAATCTTCAGATGGTGACGATGGCACTCGCTAAAGGCGGGGATGAGAAAAACATGGAGCCGGCTTGGGACTTCATTAAAAGACTCGCACAGAGCGGAAACATTGGACGCGTCGCTACCTCTGACGCTGATGTTTCGAGCTCCATTAGCTCCGGCGAAACCTCCGTGACCTTTGAAACAAGTACCTCCGCAATAAGATTAGCGCGCAACTTTCAAATACATTTCTTGGCTAAGCTTGATCCAAAGGCAACGGGATTCCGGACCTTCTTCAATCAAGAAGGGTGGAGTGTTCTCAAAGGAGGGAACGCAGCCGCAGCGTTCAAGTTTGCGAACTTTACCATCGATCCGGAAATCAATGCGGAGCTCAACAGCATGATCGGCGGCATCCCCGTAAACACAAAGTCGAAGGTGCAGGAGGAGGTGAAGACGTTTGCGTACAACAGCGACGAGATGGAGCGATATGCGTACGTCCCGGACTGGTCCTATGTGTCTACGCAGGGCGATCTGTGGATGAAGCGCTGGGAAAAGGAAATTCAACCGCTGCTGTAG
- a CDS encoding ABC transporter permease subunit: MFSKRTKDAMLSFGVGAAVAVTAVFLVVPVITTVTMAFDARDYLGPFPPPALSTQWFKQFFNNGYLWSGFGTSLILATTTTIIATVIGTAAALSISRMSSHLRDLLTTAFLSPLVLPGVIIGFALLMLFSLLDVLSPFTKLIAGHLIITVPYSLRMALIGLSGVSPALREAALSLGANERQALFTVIVPLAKNSIAAGAIFAFAFSMDDLTVSLFLSDFKTYTLPVALVSLMRSDFDLTLAAAAVFLMGLTVVLLVVLDRVVGLERVIGHGIYKA; this comes from the coding sequence ATGTTTAGCAAACGAACTAAAGATGCAATGCTTAGCTTCGGAGTGGGAGCTGCCGTAGCAGTTACAGCGGTGTTCTTGGTCGTGCCTGTGATCACGACTGTCACCATGGCCTTCGATGCGCGCGACTATCTCGGTCCATTTCCCCCGCCGGCATTGTCAACGCAATGGTTCAAGCAATTCTTCAACAACGGTTACCTGTGGTCGGGATTTGGCACCAGCCTGATCTTGGCGACGACGACCACTATCATCGCAACGGTTATTGGCACGGCGGCGGCCTTGTCCATCAGCCGCATGTCGTCTCACCTACGAGACCTTCTTACAACGGCATTCTTGTCGCCTCTCGTGCTGCCCGGGGTGATTATCGGGTTCGCCTTACTTATGCTCTTTTCGCTGTTGGACGTCCTCTCGCCGTTCACAAAGCTAATTGCCGGACACCTAATTATCACTGTCCCATATTCGTTGCGAATGGCCTTGATCGGACTAAGCGGCGTCAGTCCAGCGTTACGCGAGGCGGCACTATCTCTCGGCGCAAATGAACGGCAAGCATTGTTCACAGTAATTGTTCCGCTCGCGAAGAACAGCATAGCTGCAGGTGCGATCTTCGCATTTGCATTTTCAATGGACGACCTGACGGTCAGCTTGTTCCTCAGCGACTTTAAGACTTACACACTTCCAGTAGCTCTCGTCAGCCTCATGAGATCGGATTTCGATCTCACGCTTGCGGCGGCCGCTGTATTCTTAATGGGGCTGACTGTTGTTTTGCTAGTCGTTCTCGACCGCGTGGTTGGGTTGGAGCGTGTGATCGGCCACGGAATCTACAAGGCGTAA
- a CDS encoding ABC transporter permease, with protein sequence MDEALGKGNSTAAVAREVELELRTKAIQQEVRMKSAKSSLLLLIPATALMVVFLAVPMLMVLDESFRTYSPGRIGAVAGAPRTTENYSDLLLPVYARYFLQTYVLAFCASLIAVATAFPIAYYIARNASPRVRKTWISALIGLMFLNALVRIYAIQLTFGSIGVVAPLMSFIGVNTNGTLYINWVVIAGLLQYAIPISILILIGAIQSLNPRLIEAALSLGASAFEAHSTITMPLCMRGLISSFLVSMTLGVSAFAIPWILGRGRVLFISNLIYSRFSENANFPSGAAISIVMIVLSMLLIFVLSRLATKFDRT encoded by the coding sequence GTGGATGAAGCGCTGGGAAAAGGAAATTCAACCGCTGCTGTAGCCCGTGAAGTCGAACTCGAGCTTCGGACGAAAGCGATTCAGCAAGAGGTGAGAATGAAGAGCGCGAAATCATCGTTGCTGCTGCTCATTCCGGCGACAGCGCTAATGGTCGTCTTCTTGGCAGTGCCGATGTTGATGGTGCTCGATGAGAGTTTTCGAACATATTCGCCCGGGCGAATCGGTGCGGTTGCGGGCGCTCCTCGAACCACGGAGAACTACTCGGATCTCCTTCTCCCCGTCTATGCTAGATATTTCTTGCAAACGTATGTTTTGGCTTTTTGTGCATCGCTCATCGCGGTCGCAACTGCCTTCCCGATTGCGTACTACATCGCAAGAAACGCCTCTCCACGGGTACGAAAAACGTGGATCTCCGCGCTTATTGGATTGATGTTTCTGAATGCCTTGGTTCGAATCTACGCGATCCAGCTGACCTTCGGATCCATAGGAGTGGTGGCTCCACTGATGTCTTTCATCGGAGTCAACACAAATGGGACATTGTATATCAACTGGGTCGTCATTGCCGGATTGCTGCAATATGCAATCCCTATTTCAATCCTGATCCTGATCGGGGCGATACAAAGCCTCAATCCCCGCTTGATCGAAGCAGCTCTGTCTTTGGGGGCCTCGGCTTTCGAGGCTCATTCAACGATCACGATGCCGCTGTGCATGCGCGGCCTGATCTCGTCATTCCTTGTTTCGATGACACTCGGCGTGAGTGCTTTCGCTATACCGTGGATACTGGGGAGAGGGCGCGTACTATTCATTTCGAATCTTATTTACAGCCGGTTTAGTGAAAACGCCAACTTTCCGAGTGGAGCGGCGATATCGATCGTCATGATCGTACTTTCGATGCTCCTGATTTTCGTCTTATCAAGACTGGCGACCAAGTTCGACCGGACGTGA
- a CDS encoding ABC transporter ATP-binding protein, with product MNVLELSDVTKKYGEFVAVDNLSLQIEKGKVVSLLGPSGCGKTTTLRIIAGFTSPNSGIVKISGRDVGHLRPYERSVGLLFQDYALFPHMTVGENVAYGMRYRGTARSVIPSRVKQMLSLVQLVGMEDRYPRHMSGGQQQRVALARALAIDPQIVLLDEPLSALDAKLRLELRVELKEILRSVGATTIVVTHDQDEALSLGDEVVVMGGGRIVQRGTPTQVYEAPADKFVAEFVGRSNWFRGASCAQSSNDKTVFLTREGIEIRVKSAPVRQRDTADLCVRPENVELVDLAASEIAKIKDANILSCTVLDVAPLGADVHVVVELPGKSRLLAIRKNDGRTAGLVPGQPVRAVFTASSVLAFEPPNVK from the coding sequence ATGAATGTGCTCGAGCTGAGCGATGTAACAAAAAAGTACGGTGAATTCGTAGCTGTCGACAATTTATCTCTGCAGATCGAAAAGGGTAAGGTGGTATCCCTTCTAGGCCCAAGCGGCTGCGGTAAAACAACGACACTGCGCATAATTGCCGGCTTTACTTCGCCCAATAGTGGCATTGTGAAAATTTCGGGTCGGGATGTCGGGCATCTAAGGCCTTATGAGCGCAGCGTTGGGTTGTTGTTTCAGGATTATGCGCTTTTTCCCCATATGACGGTGGGCGAAAATGTCGCGTATGGGATGCGTTATCGCGGCACGGCGCGATCGGTAATACCCTCTCGCGTAAAGCAGATGCTGTCGCTTGTGCAGTTGGTCGGCATGGAAGACAGGTACCCCCGCCACATGAGCGGTGGCCAACAACAGCGTGTCGCGCTGGCGCGGGCGCTAGCAATCGATCCTCAGATTGTGCTCCTAGACGAGCCATTGTCAGCTCTTGATGCGAAGCTGCGCCTTGAATTGAGAGTCGAGCTGAAGGAAATACTTAGATCTGTCGGGGCAACGACCATCGTCGTGACCCATGATCAGGACGAAGCGCTTAGCTTGGGCGACGAAGTCGTAGTTATGGGGGGTGGCAGGATCGTACAGCGTGGAACGCCAACACAAGTTTACGAGGCACCTGCAGATAAGTTTGTTGCGGAATTCGTGGGAAGGTCAAACTGGTTCCGCGGAGCGAGCTGTGCTCAATCGAGCAACGATAAAACTGTGTTCCTTACCAGAGAAGGCATTGAGATTCGCGTAAAATCAGCGCCGGTACGCCAGCGTGACACGGCAGATCTATGTGTGAGACCGGAAAACGTGGAGTTGGTGGACCTGGCTGCGTCTGAAATTGCCAAGATCAAGGACGCAAATATCCTATCGTGCACGGTACTCGACGTGGCGCCTCTTGGAGCGGACGTGCATGTAGTCGTCGAGCTTCCCGGGAAGAGCCGTTTATTGGCGATTCGCAAGAATGACGGGAGAACTGCTGGTCTCGTCCCCGGGCAACCGGTCCGGGCCGTCTTTACTGCGTCGAGTGTGCTTGCATTTGAGCCCCCTAACGTTAAGTGA